A region of the Bombyx mori chromosome 22, ASM3026992v2 genome:
GGGATTTCTAAAACTAAAAATGACGCAAattttaaaagatgatttaaaatgtaattttacttAAGGTACTGGTCCTAATCTAGCACTGGATTAAGtttgagataaaaataaaagcctATGATGTGTGCCTGTGGAAAGAAAACTTACTATGGTCAGAGTAAACAGGTTGATGTTTCATGGGAGGCTGGTGTAATCTGTGTGCATACAATGCATACGTAGGTGAGGGACTCCGTGGTCGTTTCACACCAGATTGCATAGGTCGGACCATCTGTTGTCCGTGTTGCTGAAATAGGATAGTTTaagatttaattgaattttattgatcAAATATCGATCGTATTTCCGCTCACGCTAATTCCGACCCACTGTCAATTGTTCATTTTACAATTacgttaatttataaatatttgtgggtttcatttttagaCCATAGTGTTTTCCCCTCACTGAGAACCAGGGTTGCATCCAATGATAGGAAAATAATAGGAATGTACTAGATTTGAACCTTGATAATATTGGATGTAATCAGAATTTGGCTATAAATACTTATTGCAAGGGTTTGGTTTTGGATCCCAAAAACTTCTCACTCTTGTAATTTCATATGCGTAATGTCCATATAGTTCACGATTATACAAACCTTATTTAGTATATGTGTGTTATGTGGTGGAGGCCTACCCTGATTGGGAGGAGGCTCACCCTGTCCTGGCTGTGGAGGCATCGAGAACATCGGCATTGGCATGTTACCCATTTGCTGCATTTTCATTGGTTGCATTTCACTGAAACATCAAATAAATGTATATCAGACTATTGTAAAAACTATTCGATTTCAGTCTAAATACCAAATCAATATTAGTTCAATAGCAAATTTACACATAATTACACAACTCACTTGGTCTCTTTCTGTCTCCTTCTAACATCTTCATTGAGGACTTTTTTAAGCCGCATGAACAATTGTTGTTTCTCCTTCTCAAGCTGTTTCAATTTTTGTTCTAACTGGTCAATCTGCTCTTTCGTTTCCTCTGTataatcaagtttttttttctaataaattgtatttgtttgaattttttcCATTACATAGTTAGGCTCAACACCTATCTATTATTATGTTGTTACTGCAGCATGTAACATTACAAAGTAAATACCACCATTCACCTAGAGACATCAGGCAAAGTTTTATTATACCATTCACAAATTCGATAGCATTGCTTTGCAGTAATAATTAGGGCAATGGTAGTACACCGCAGATAACTCCCTATGAAAGAGTAAAAATCAATATAGATTTAGTTCTCCAATAGTGAATACCATTAAAAATTTCAATGTCAAGAATCTATATATAAGAATAATTGGTATctgttataaaattttattttatctggtCACTAGAgaggatttttattattatgatgaatGATAAAAGAAATGTATTACAATGAAATAATTCTAAGAGTGCAttcagttttaaatatataaagctATATTAAATTCTTGTATGCATAATCACacattaatatttactaacCAAGAGTCATTACATCTTGTCTCTCTCTGGCTTCTTTCTCCTTTCTCAATCTTTCTTCCTCTACTTCTGCCTCGTACTCTAAAATGAAATTTAGTTACAGAAACTGCAGAAACCAAATATCAACAATTTggaataacagattattaaagAAGTTTTTGTATTTAAGCCAGGTTCACTCACATTACAAGATGTATCAAGATGGTGAACTGGGCTTAGTACCATTGGAGTTGATTGTTTATTACAATCATactataataatcataattatactatagaattattttgtccgtgcagtttgggtcataaaaaatcggagcggtgaagcgagtatttcgctctcccTTCCACTCATGAGCCTTATGGAcaggcatagtgatgcgcattattgttgttgataagcgttatcgatagtgtatttagttttgtctttttgtgggttagtgataaaaatgaaagaaaatatcACTAATCAAaccttacaccacatatcgccacAGCAAGTTAAGGAAAACGGTAGAAaaaaacactttgtaacttttcgggatctattctcaCTTcagttaaagtaaaaaaaattaacagttGATAATAAACACGTGCTTGTGCTGGTATATTTTTGGCaacaagcaaaatattttaataaagaatttattaaaatattttgcttgttgccgttttggtacaaaacaaaagagtagccattgtgtcactaaagaaattcagagagcgAATGCACAAAACCatatttctcttcgacatatgtactataatttgcaggtaggtacaacaaattacttataacataacaatgtctcccCACCCTTCGTATAGCACCCGGCCGCCGTGTATGTgacttcgatgactcatttgtttttatcgataatggcgttgcgcccgcgcaacatgcttgCCGCCTTAGCCAGGCTATGCTTTATGACCCAAGCTGCACGGACAAAACAATTCTACTATAGTTTGTAAaatgaatacaattttttttttctaatgtgaTTTTTATCCTCATGTCGCTTCTTGAGATGTTCTCATAATCACGATCATCTCCACAAGTCTtgtagtttatatttttaatattgaaaagaaaatttagatcaaaattaaaaatgtttatagttatataaacttgggataaaatataaaagttttttttttattttattacttggcTTATGTTACAAACCAGCTCTTTTACatgcgttttttatttatttgtatctttttttagcttgtaatgtgtattgagttttataaataaataactaaaaaataaaaataaggatcAAAATCGATAACACAATAGTTGTACAATATCAACAGACACAAAAAATCGTgatttattaattcaattaaatatcgAATTgaccttttaattttattatttcattatacaAACTTCTGTTACATTTcgcttatatataaaattttaagtattattatagtgtattaAGCGTATAACATATTGATGTACCTTCTTTTTTTCTCTGTCTTTCTCGTAGTATGTACCGTTTGAGAGCATTccacattttatcattttgatcAGGTCCTTCGGAGGTTGCGTTATTGGTGGCATTCTGCTCTTCAGTTGTGATGGAAGGCATCTTCCACAAGTAACCTTCGTCGATTAAAGCTGAAGGCGAATTAATTTGATAAATATACGCGATTCCAGCGACTCGTAATAATAATTCCAGCAAGTATTGACGAGTTCATTAACCAAAGGTTGAGTCCAAGTATTACAagcaattaaataacaattaaatgtgTTCGTACAATTTGCTTCCAgatgaaatttataaataaaatatgcttGCCCTGTCATTTGCATTCCACAGagtactaaatattaaaatctatGATATCTATGCCACGAAGCAGAGATGTCGAGAAATTTtcgattttatattaattaactgTTTTGTTATAATCTATTGTTAATAATCgattttctaaatattaaaaacagataTTTAATAAGTcgattaaataattttctttttttaggtattgtttaaattttaagaaatatttcCTTTGTACTAAGTTGTGAGActactaaattttaaaaattagtaGCAATAGCAAAGGAACTTTTTGAAAAAGTTAGaaaaaatcaattattattttcttgtcAATATACAAATAGATTTATCTTAAGCAAAGAAAAATCGATCATTCGCAATTGATTTTTTCCCCTCTAAGTTACATCTCTACCACGGAGGGTTTTATGTATTTCCAGTACtttttggcaggaacgcgaggagtgaagttgtgtggctatttagtgtttcttcaggtttaaatgtacaAGAACGTTATTCATTATTTAGTATCTGtgtaagtgcacaaatgtgggaaaataaaacaaagccgctggacgtaatttGTCCggatcctacaaaaagtccactgaaaaagtctcagtaaatgaccatcattttactgacattatatttcatcccatattatttcatttaatttcactccataatataaaataagacttgacatAAAGGTCCtaattaccaggtcataaaatcccttaaaaaatgtatttccagACTACGTTCCGATTTGCACTGCGAGCACTGTAAGgcgggtgaatgaagttagcccctcaaaaacatttttttttccttttttctacttattttctattaattcgtttgttcatcatttgttcttgattgttcattgttaataattgtttgttccccatttatttattttaaaaaaaatattaaaaatatatctaaaagttagcccctcgattgcaatttttaatattttttcgtccttaattactcgtaaatattcattttcgattgttcttatataaaatacgtttgttctctttcgaaattactcattttttgtttaattaattgtattagttgaataaatgtatacaaaatatgtgtactgcgcatgccataagtgtataatctatggcgcatgcgtcaactataatgcctaaactttctacgcggttttaatcgtgaaaaaaaacaattataaatcctgaaggatcaattaattggtatacagtttaattaaaaaaataaaaaaaaaaataaaaaaataatgtgcattcgcgtaaagttagcccaaatacattttttccatcctcctataaacctatcgctatgaaggtataaaaaagataggttaagagttcacataggtaatataaacaaataagtaaatatgttcattatttatctttcaagagataatgtaggtatacattataataacattttgacacagtcgaaattatattcctaacattagtaaaataacattttaatattttttttataggttatgtattgaaattgttggaaaattatttcatgttttagctggaaaactacatggagaattatatgcaatacaagataatgagctccattaaatgaattcgaatgaaaacaaactgtttaccatccaaattcgattgtcgggcagatagaaaacgaaaattcactcatagtgaacctcggcctgcatttgtgaaacggcaaacactcactattatcaaggaaattgaagagacgactaaaaatgagatgtgtcgtattattatacctttgccatcttgtagtcaaggtaggtgtaactgtcaataattagttacactcacagatctcctaatcaaataacaatatcagaataaatgagaatagttagttagttagtggaagtagccaaaatgggcaagtggatctcagttcctattacataaggtactaggaagtttgtgaaaatgaaaatttatcacagtgtaatatcacttacttactttaacagtgaaggaaaacattgtgatgaaacctgcacacctaaatgttcttaggattttcttaggtgtgtaatccaccaaccagcactaggccagcgtggtggactaaggcctaaaaaccctctcaatggtagtgaaggccagtgtccagcaaggggatatattatatgggctgatgatgatgactaggaagttaaatactactactactactacgacagtacacatataatcctatatatttacaaactatacgtttgttggaaattgctaacattatttcatatttccagatgcccagccacttgaaaataggtgtagcaatgacaaagctatccaagtagctccagcacaggaacacaaaggcaaggcaagtgtgtattgccacatcaccccttaatatatctgaa
Encoded here:
- the LOC105842428 gene encoding putative uncharacterized protein DDB_G0291608 isoform X1, encoding MQMTGQAYFIYKFHLEANSLIDEGYLWKMPSITTEEQNATNNATSEGPDQNDKMWNALKRYILRERQRKKEEYEAEVEEERLRKEKEARERQDVMTLEETKEQIDQLEQKLKQLEKEKQQLFMRLKKVLNEDVRRRQKETNEMQPMKMQQMGNMPMPMFSMPPQPGQGEPPPNQGRPPPHNTHILNKQHGQQMVRPMQSGVKRPRSPSPTYALYAHRLHQPPMKHQPVYSDHKVEDGRMGRPMTRAVLWNKTSQYGSNVGQSSVSSGGYYSMPSSGVVPDRPPPLLYAHHAHTPHTPHTPHHANLMYAPAPQPPQMYLDMLKNRDGQHQDQKKDGQQPQVLIGLSDAHPSVSSGVAYQPPVSRHLSIHPQQHNNMQGPKPGSITQGYPVQQSNQNPNMYPSRHRY
- the LOC105842428 gene encoding putative uncharacterized protein DDB_G0291608 isoform X3 translates to MPSITTEEQNATNNATSEGPDQNDKMWNALKRYILRERQRKKEEYEAEVEEERLRKEKEARERQDVMTLEETKEQIDQLEQKLKQLEKEKQQLFMRLKKVLNEDVRRRQKETNEMQPMKMQQMGNMPMPMFSMPPQPGQGEPPPNQGRPPPHNTHILNKQHGQQMVRPMQSGVKRPRSPSPTYALYAHRLHQPPMKHQPVYSDHKDGRMGRPMTRAVLWNKTSQYGSNVGQSSVSSGGYYSMPSSGVVPDRPPPLLYAHHAHTPHTPHTPHHANLMYAPAPQPPQMYLDMLKNRDGQHQDQKKDGQQPQVLIGLSDAHPSVSSGVAYQPPVSRHLSIHPQQHNNMQGPKPGSITQGYPVQQSNQNPNMYPSRHRY
- the LOC105842428 gene encoding putative uncharacterized protein DDB_G0291608 isoform X2 yields the protein MQMTGQAYFIYKFHLEANSLIDEGYLWKMPSITTEEQNATNNATSEGPDQNDKMWNALKRYILRERQRKKEEYEAEVEEERLRKEKEARERQDVMTLEETKEQIDQLEQKLKQLEKEKQQLFMRLKKVLNEDVRRRQKETNEMQPMKMQQMGNMPMPMFSMPPQPGQGEPPPNQGRPPPHNTHILNKQHGQQMVRPMQSGVKRPRSPSPTYALYAHRLHQPPMKHQPVYSDHKDGRMGRPMTRAVLWNKTSQYGSNVGQSSVSSGGYYSMPSSGVVPDRPPPLLYAHHAHTPHTPHTPHHANLMYAPAPQPPQMYLDMLKNRDGQHQDQKKDGQQPQVLIGLSDAHPSVSSGVAYQPPVSRHLSIHPQQHNNMQGPKPGSITQGYPVQQSNQNPNMYPSRHRY